The following DNA comes from Mycolicibacterium lutetiense.
CGGCAACGAGTGGTACGGCTACTTCGTGCGACGGTTGGCCGAGCGCCCGGCCAACCTGATGTTCTTCCTGCGGGCCCTGGCCGAGCGCCACTGAGCCCCAACCTCAGCCGGGGCTCAGGTCGTAGGCGACCTTGAACTTGTTGAGCAGATACGGCCCCGACACCACCGGCTCATACCGCGGTGGGTTGTCGGCGGTCGCACAGGTGGGGATGCACTCGATCACGGCGTCGAAGTTGGGCTGGTGGAAGAACGGGAGACTGAACCGCTCCGCGGTCGGTGCTCCGGTGCTCACGACGCGGTGCACCGTGCTGACCCACCGGTCGTTGGTCCACCGGGCCAACAGGTCACCGATGTTGATGACGAACGAGCCCGGAATCACCGGCACGTCGAGCCACTCGCCGCGATCATTGAGAACCTGCAGCCCGCTCTGGGATTCGTCCTGCAGCAGGATCGTGAGGTTGCCCCAGTCGCTGTGCCGGCTCAGCCGGATGTGGCCTGCCGGCTGATCGTCGGCCGGGTAGTGGTTGGCCATCAGGTTGGAATTGTGCCGGTCGATCAAGGTGTCGAACCAGTCTTCACGCAGGCCCAGGGCCAAGGCGAACAACCGCACCAGCTCGGTCGCCAGCGACGTCATCTCGTCGTAATAGCGTTGGTAGGCCGTGCGGAATCCCGGCACCTCGGGCCACCTTTCGGCGACGAACACGCGTTCGTCGATCCATCCGGGCCCGTCGACCCCCTCTGGATTCCCCAGCGGGAAGTGCACGAATTTCTCGACCTGGTCAGGTGCTTCGTGTTCGGCCGCGGCGTCGGCTCCGTCGTTGGTTGCCGCGAGATTGCCTGCGCTGCTGAACCCGCGGGCCAGCGGATCAGCGGGATCCGCCCTCAGCTGCTCCTTGACTGCCTGCGGCAGCGAGAAGAACTCGCGCAGCGTGCGATTGACATCGTCGATCACCGCGTCGGGTACCCCGTGCCCGGCGAGCAGGAGAAATCCACTGGTCTCGCAGCACCGGCCGATGGCATCGGCCACCGCCTGACGTTGGCGCCTGTCGCCGTTTCGCGCGCTGCTGATATCGATCAATGGGACGAAGCCGTCTCGCAGCACGACTTGGTCGACTATCACCTCTGGTTGGCTCACCCGCTCGACGCTAGAACCTCAACCTAAGTTGATGTCAACGCTGAATTCCGCTCTCGCGCAACAGCAGAAAAGTCAGCGCGGCCAGCGACTGGGCGTCGGTGATCTCACCGTCGCGGATCAACCGCTCAACCTCGGCGCGGGAGAACCACGCGCTGTGCATGTCCTGTTCCTCGTGCTCGCGTTCGTGCTCACCTTCGGTGAGGCCCGTCGCCAGGAACACCCAGCCGCGCTGGCTGCTCATCCCGGCCGCCACATCGAGTTGGCCGAGGCGTTCCATGCGTTCGGCGCGCAGCCCGGTCTCCTCGCGAAGCTCGCGGTGCGCCAAGGCAATCGGGTCGAGGTCGACCGGTTCGGGGGCGGTGCCCTGCGGGAACTCCCAGCGTCGCAGCCCCAGCGGGTAACGGAACTGTTCGACGAGGTGAAACCGATCCTGATCGGGGTCGTACGGAATCACCAGGGCGTAGGTCGATTTGTCCACCACGGCATAGATACCGGTGCTGCCGTCGGGCCGGACGATCTCGTCCTCGCGCAGCGTCAACCAGTTGTTCCGGTACACCTCGCGCGTCGCGGTCTGCCGGATGGCGGCCGTCAGGCGGGTGTGTAACCGCGTCGGCGCGATGTCTTCGGCGTTCTCGATGTCGTCGGCGAGGGTGGCGGCGACGTCGGCCAGACGCACCGCGTCGACGCCGTACGGTGCCGGTTGGTCGACGAGGGCAAGCCGCCCCGACGCACGTCTCAGCAGTGCCGCGGCACCAGGCCGGTTGCCGCGCTGCACATGAGTGAGGCCCACGGCCAGTTGCGCCAATCCCTGCCAGAGCGCACGTTCGTGTTCCGGGCCGTTCTTCCACGCCGCTTCGAGCACTTCGTGCGCGCTGAACGCCTGACCTCGGTCGAGGAGATCCTGGGCGTAGACCAGGGTTTCCTCCGGGGGGAGGTGCAGGTCGTCGGGAATCCGTGCGACACCCTCACTGCCGTACGGCAACGGTCGACCGAGTGGGTCACGTGGGCGAGTGCTGCGGGGCCGGCCGGAGTCGTCGCGGTCGCGTGCAGCTGTGCCCATGGGCACCAGCCTCGCGCCAACTTCGCATCCTGTCGAGTGCGTGGGACCGCCGGACGGCACGCCGGTAGCCTCACAAGGGTGTTGCTGGCCTCCCTGAACCCCGCGGCCGTCGCCGCCGGCGCCGAACTCGACGACGCCGTTTCCATCGACGGTGCCGTTCTGAGCCGCAGTGATCTCGTCGGCGCCGCCACCTCGGTGGCAGAACGGGTGGCCGTGGCGCAACGCGTCGCCGTCCTGGCGACCCCGACCCCGACGACCGTCCTTGCGATCATCGGGTGCCTGATCGCCGGCGTGCCGGTGGTCCCGGTACCCGCCGATGTCGGCACGGCGGAGCGGCGGCACATCCTCGCGGACTCCGGCGCGCAGGCCTGGCTGGGGGAGCGGCCCGAGGAGACCGAGGGGTTGCCGCACATCCCGGTGCGGCTGCACGCCCGGTCCTGGCACCGCTATCAAGAGCCGGCACCGAATTCGACCGCGATCATCATGTACACCTCCGGCACCACCGGAGCGCCCAAGGGCGTGCCGATCAGCCGGCAGGCCATCGCCGACGACATCGACGCGCTGGCCGCGGCGTGGCAGTGGACTGCCGCCGACACCCTGGTGCACGGGCTGCCCTTGTTCCACGTGCACGGCCTGGTGCTGGGCCTGCTCGGCTCGCTGCGGATCGGAAACCGATTCGTACACACCGGAACACCGACACCGGACGCATACGCGCAGGCACAGGGCACGCTGTACTTCGGGGTGCCCACCGTGTGGTCGCGCGTGGTCAAGGATCTGGACTCGGCGCTGGCGCTGTCCACCGCGCGGCTGCTGGTCTCCGGCAGCGCACCACTGCCGGTGCCGGTGTTCGACGAGTTGGTCCGGCTGACCGGGCATGCCCCGGTGGAGCGCTACGGCAGCACCGAATCGCTGATCACCCTTTCCACCCGGGTCGACGGCGAGCGCAGGCCCGGCTGGGTCGGGCTGCCGCTGGCCGGGGTGCAGACGAGGCTCGTCGACGACGACGGCGCACCGGTGCCGCACGACGGCGAGACCATCGGGCGGCTACAGATCAAGGGCCCCATGGTGTTCGGCGGCTACCTCAATCGGCCCGAGGCGACCGCTGACGCCTTCGATCCCGACGGCTGGTACCGCACCGGCGACGTCGCGGTGATCGACGCCGACGGGATGCACCGCATCGTCGGGCGCGAGTCGGTGGACCTGATCAAGTCCGGCGGATACCGCATCGGCGCCGGTGAGATCGAGACCGCGCTGCTGGGTCACGACGGGGTGGACGAGGTGGCGGTGGTCGGGGTGCCCGACGAGGATCTCGGGCAGCGCATCGTCGCGTTCGTTGTCGGCAATGCCGCCCCGGATGCTCTCATCGAATTTGTCGCCCAACAACTTTCAGCACACAAACGGCCCCGCGAAGTCCGGTTGGTAGACAGCCTGCCCCGCAACGCCATGGGCAAGGTGATGAAAAAGGAACTGGCCCAATGGGACTGAGGTTCTCCGAGCTCTGCATCGATGCGAACGACCCCGAGGCGCTGGGGTCGTGGTGGTCGAAGGCGCTCGGGTGGCCCGTTCACACCGACGCCGACGGCGACGTGGTGCTCACCCCGCCGCCCGGTGCCGGGCCCGCCTGGTTGTTCCTGGCGGTGCCCGAGGGCAAGGTCGTCAAGAACCGTCTGCATCTGGACTTCACGCCGGACGACCAGCAGACCGAGGTGGACCGGCTGATCGGCCTCGGTGCCCGCCACATCGACATCGGCCAGGGCGAGCAGTCGTGGGTGGTGCTTGCCGACCCCGAGGGCAACGAATTCTGCGTGCTCGCCGCCGAGTAGGCCCCGCGCCTCTGCGGCGTATCGTGAGACATACACAGGTCGTGAGTTGGTCTGCCGATCGGTAACGGCAGATCGGTTCGCTGAGCACGTCGCCGCCTCTGGCTGAAGTCGAGGTCGTGGAGACGAGCGAGTAGGGAGGAGACGCCACGTGAATCTGAAGAAAATCACGGGAACGGCAATCATCGCCGCTGCGCTCGGTGCTGGATCCCTGGGACTGGGAGCAGCGTCAGCGCAGGCTGATCCTGGTCACGGCCCCAATATTCCGTGGATTCCCGGACCGGGATGGGTCGATGGGAATCCAGGACCCAATTGGGGAGCTCCTGGCCAGGTCAAGAAATGGTGCCCGTGGCAGTCCCCGCCAGGCCACTGGATCGGTGGCCCACACGGGGTGCCCTGCACCTGAGGTCAGTGGTTACTCAGAACCGCACTTGCAGTCAGAACCGCACTGGCAGTTCTCGCACTTACAGTTCGGATTGCCACAGCTCGTGGATTGAGTGTTCGTATCGTTACCCATGCATATGAGGCTAGCCCCGGGTAGGTCCGAGCCGCGACTGGTTGTCGAATGTTGGCTTGTGTGTGACCGTCTCGCGATCTAGTTGGCGTGCAGCGCCTCGTTGAGCGTGATGCCGGTGCCGTCACGCTTGACCACCTCGACCGCGCCCGACAGTGAGTTGCGGCGGAACAGCAGGTTGTTGGCCCCGGACAGTTCGATGGCCTTGATGGTCTGCCCGTCCCCGGTGGCCACCTTGGTGCCGCCGGTGACATAGAGCCCGGCCTCGATCACGCAGTCATCGCCCAGCGAGATACCCAGACCCGAGTTGGCGCCCAGCAGGCAGCGCCTACCCACCGAGATCACCTCTTTGCCGCCACCGGACAGCGTGCCCATGATCGATGCGCCGCCACCCACATCGGAGCCGTCGTCCACCACGACACCGGCCGAGATCCGGCCCTCGACCATCGAGGTACCCAGCGTGCCGGCGTTGAAGTTCACAAAACCCTCGTGCATGACCGTCGTCCCCGAGGCCAGGTGCGCGCCCAGACGGACCCGGTCGGCGTCGGCGATGCGCACACCCGACGGCAGCACATAGTCGACCATCCGGGGGAACTTGTCGACGCC
Coding sequences within:
- a CDS encoding isopenicillin N synthase family dioxygenase, producing MSQPEVIVDQVVLRDGFVPLIDISSARNGDRRQRQAVADAIGRCCETSGFLLLAGHGVPDAVIDDVNRTLREFFSLPQAVKEQLRADPADPLARGFSSAGNLAATNDGADAAAEHEAPDQVEKFVHFPLGNPEGVDGPGWIDERVFVAERWPEVPGFRTAYQRYYDEMTSLATELVRLFALALGLREDWFDTLIDRHNSNLMANHYPADDQPAGHIRLSRHSDWGNLTILLQDESQSGLQVLNDRGEWLDVPVIPGSFVINIGDLLARWTNDRWVSTVHRVVSTGAPTAERFSLPFFHQPNFDAVIECIPTCATADNPPRYEPVVSGPYLLNKFKVAYDLSPG
- a CDS encoding NUDIX domain-containing protein — translated: MTAAIRQTATREVYRNNWLTLREDEIVRPDGSTGIYAVVDKSTYALVIPYDPDQDRFHLVEQFRYPLGLRRWEFPQGTAPEPVDLDPIALAHRELREETGLRAERMERLGQLDVAAGMSSQRGWVFLATGLTEGEHEREHEEQDMHSAWFSRAEVERLIRDGEITDAQSLAALTFLLLRESGIQR
- a CDS encoding acyl-CoA synthetase — protein: MLLASLNPAAVAAGAELDDAVSIDGAVLSRSDLVGAATSVAERVAVAQRVAVLATPTPTTVLAIIGCLIAGVPVVPVPADVGTAERRHILADSGAQAWLGERPEETEGLPHIPVRLHARSWHRYQEPAPNSTAIIMYTSGTTGAPKGVPISRQAIADDIDALAAAWQWTAADTLVHGLPLFHVHGLVLGLLGSLRIGNRFVHTGTPTPDAYAQAQGTLYFGVPTVWSRVVKDLDSALALSTARLLVSGSAPLPVPVFDELVRLTGHAPVERYGSTESLITLSTRVDGERRPGWVGLPLAGVQTRLVDDDGAPVPHDGETIGRLQIKGPMVFGGYLNRPEATADAFDPDGWYRTGDVAVIDADGMHRIVGRESVDLIKSGGYRIGAGEIETALLGHDGVDEVAVVGVPDEDLGQRIVAFVVGNAAPDALIEFVAQQLSAHKRPREVRLVDSLPRNAMGKVMKKELAQWD
- a CDS encoding VOC family protein, with product MGLRFSELCIDANDPEALGSWWSKALGWPVHTDADGDVVLTPPPGAGPAWLFLAVPEGKVVKNRLHLDFTPDDQQTEVDRLIGLGARHIDIGQGEQSWVVLADPEGNEFCVLAAE
- the dapD gene encoding 2,3,4,5-tetrahydropyridine-2,6-dicarboxylate N-succinyltransferase codes for the protein MTAASGVGLATITADGTVLDTWFPAPELSASGAAGTVRLTGDEVPADFTGLTGPDADRGVEVVAVRTTIASLDDKPADAHDAYLRLHLLSHRLTKPHEANMDGIFGLLANVVWTSFGPCAVEGFETVRARLRRRGAVAVYGVDKFPRMVDYVLPSGVRIADADRVRLGAHLASGTTVMHEGFVNFNAGTLGTSMVEGRISAGVVVDDGSDVGGGASIMGTLSGGGKEVISVGRRCLLGANSGLGISLGDDCVIEAGLYVTGGTKVATGDGQTIKAIELSGANNLLFRRNSLSGAVEVVKRDGTGITLNEALHAN